One Peribacillus simplex NBRC 15720 = DSM 1321 genomic region harbors:
- a CDS encoding patatin-like phospholipase family protein, whose product MSKPKVGLALGSGGARGFAHIGVIKVLQQEGIPIDMIAGSSMGAMVAAFYGAGSDIERLYKLSRAFKRKYYLDFTIPKMGFISGKRTKDLIRVFTYGKKFEELDIPVAVVATDIKTGEKVIFQEGPIAPAVRASISIPGIFTPEKIGNRLLVDGGVVDRVPVSVVKDMGADIIIGVDVAHVKQDMDINSIYDVIMQSLDILQMELVKSREFASDVMIRPRVEKYSSKSFTNVQEIISIGEEAARGKIDQIKQSIVTWKESFEDEP is encoded by the coding sequence TTGTCGAAACCAAAAGTCGGGCTTGCACTTGGGTCAGGAGGAGCTAGGGGATTTGCACATATTGGCGTGATAAAGGTATTACAGCAAGAGGGCATTCCGATAGATATGATTGCTGGAAGCAGCATGGGAGCTATGGTTGCTGCCTTTTATGGAGCGGGTTCGGATATAGAGAGGCTGTATAAGTTGTCCCGTGCATTTAAGCGAAAGTATTATTTAGACTTCACCATACCTAAAATGGGCTTCATTTCTGGTAAACGGACAAAGGATTTAATCAGGGTATTTACATATGGTAAGAAATTTGAAGAACTTGATATTCCTGTGGCGGTGGTCGCCACTGATATAAAAACGGGGGAAAAAGTCATTTTTCAGGAAGGTCCCATCGCACCGGCTGTAAGGGCAAGCATCTCCATTCCCGGCATTTTCACTCCCGAAAAAATCGGAAACCGACTGCTTGTTGATGGCGGCGTTGTAGATAGGGTTCCTGTTTCAGTCGTAAAGGATATGGGAGCAGACATCATAATTGGTGTGGATGTAGCCCACGTGAAACAGGATATGGATATAAATTCCATCTATGATGTCATCATGCAAAGCCTCGATATTCTGCAAATGGAGTTGGTTAAAAGCAGGGAGTTTGCTTCAGACGTCATGATACGCCCCAGGGTTGAGAAATACAGCTCGAAATCATTTACAAACGTACAGGAAATAATTAGTATTGGAGAAGAAGCTGCAAGAGGAAAGATAGATCAAATTAAGCAGAGCATTGTTACTTGGAAGGAGTCCTTTGAAGATGAGCCGTAA
- the ylbJ gene encoding sporulation integral membrane protein YlbJ yields the protein MLKSKSKTVLLATSVTMMAVGLIIFPQESFEASKGGLNMWWTIVFPSLLPFLIFSELLISFGVVRFIGVMLEPFMRPLFRVPGVGGFVWAMGLASGFPAGAKFTVRLRQEEQLTRIEAERLVCFTNSSNPLFLFVAVAVGFFHNPHLGIILALSHYLGNFCVGIIMRFYRWKEEKSHTKVMTKLPSIRQAFSQMHRTRLKETRPFGSLLGDAVISSIQTLLMIGGFIILFSVVNKLLFHMNITGLLASGVGGILHIFNFPDSLSLPFISGMFEMTLGSKLTSTVEDATLFQQTVMTSFILAFNGFSIQAQVASIIAATDIRFTPFFLARIAHGLLASIITVLLWEPLYKGNRYSGNPINAFPVSGSGEHANSLYQNMLDFGPILTLVFLTLYIIIYTKRLFKGLS from the coding sequence TTGCTAAAATCAAAATCTAAAACAGTACTGTTAGCTACCTCCGTCACGATGATGGCAGTTGGCTTGATCATCTTCCCCCAAGAATCCTTTGAAGCTTCCAAAGGCGGACTGAATATGTGGTGGACAATTGTTTTCCCTTCGCTTCTACCTTTCTTGATTTTCTCGGAGTTATTAATCAGTTTTGGGGTTGTCAGGTTCATTGGCGTCATGCTCGAACCATTTATGCGTCCCTTATTCCGTGTACCAGGAGTGGGCGGTTTCGTTTGGGCGATGGGACTTGCATCAGGGTTTCCAGCTGGTGCGAAGTTCACTGTAAGGCTTCGTCAGGAAGAACAATTGACCCGCATTGAAGCTGAAAGACTCGTTTGTTTTACTAATTCATCTAATCCATTGTTCCTGTTCGTTGCGGTTGCCGTTGGGTTTTTCCACAATCCTCATTTAGGGATCATCCTTGCACTTTCCCACTACCTAGGAAATTTTTGTGTAGGCATCATCATGCGTTTTTACCGTTGGAAAGAAGAAAAATCCCATACAAAAGTAATGACCAAGCTCCCCTCCATAAGACAAGCATTTAGCCAAATGCATCGAACCAGATTAAAAGAAACAAGACCGTTTGGCAGTTTACTTGGAGATGCGGTAATCTCATCCATTCAAACCCTATTAATGATCGGGGGGTTCATCATTCTCTTTTCGGTGGTGAACAAGCTTTTATTTCATATGAACATTACCGGATTGCTAGCATCGGGGGTCGGAGGGATTTTACATATTTTTAATTTCCCTGATTCTTTAAGCCTCCCCTTCATATCAGGCATGTTTGAAATGACTCTTGGTTCAAAATTAACCAGTACGGTCGAAGATGCGACGCTCTTTCAGCAAACCGTGATGACAAGTTTCATCTTAGCTTTCAACGGGTTCAGCATTCAAGCGCAAGTTGCCAGCATCATAGCCGCAACAGACATCCGTTTCACTCCCTTTTTTCTGGCTAGGATAGCACATGGCCTTCTGGCATCCATTATTACCGTCTTGCTTTGGGAACCACTCTATAAAGGCAATAGGTACAGCGGCAACCCGATAAACGCATTTCCAGTCAGCGGATCCGGTGAACACGCGAATTCCCTATATCAGAACATGCTTGATTTCGGCCCCATTCTAACCCTCGTGTTTTTGACCCTATACATCATCATATATACCAAAAGGCTTTTCAAAGGCCTTTCGTAA
- the coaD gene encoding pantetheine-phosphate adenylyltransferase, with protein sequence MSKIAICPGSFDPITFGHLDIIQRGANVFDEVYVVIVNNSAKNSLFTVEERLELITEATAHMPNVKVDFYQGLTVDYAESVSANAIIRGLRATSDFEYEMQGTSMNRFLNNKIESFFIMTKNQYSFLSSSIVKEVAKYGGDISELVPSVVQKALAKKYEELKG encoded by the coding sequence ATGTCCAAAATAGCGATTTGTCCGGGGAGTTTTGATCCAATAACATTTGGTCATCTTGATATCATTCAAAGGGGAGCGAATGTTTTTGATGAGGTATATGTTGTCATCGTGAACAATTCAGCGAAAAATTCACTTTTTACAGTGGAGGAGAGACTGGAATTGATTACTGAGGCGACTGCTCATATGCCGAATGTTAAAGTGGATTTCTATCAAGGATTGACGGTCGACTATGCTGAAAGCGTTTCCGCGAATGCCATTATCAGGGGATTGAGGGCGACTTCCGATTTTGAATATGAAATGCAGGGAACTTCGATGAACAGATTCCTTAACAATAAAATAGAGTCATTCTTTATCATGACGAAAAATCAATATTCTTTCTTGAGTTCAAGTATCGTGAAAGAGGTTGCGAAGTATGGCGGGGATATCTCTGAACTGGTGCCAAGCGTCGTCCAGAAAGCTCTGGCCAAAAAGTACGAGGAGCTAAAAGGATAG
- the rsmD gene encoding 16S rRNA (guanine(966)-N(2))-methyltransferase RsmD: MRVVSGICKGRPLKAVPGTGTRPTTDKVKESIFNMIGPYFEGGLVLDLFAGSGGLGIEALSRGMDKAIFVDRDFKANQTVKANLELCKFSDRAEVYKNDSERALKALVKREMTFELIFLDPPYKKQKLVEILEEIHKYRLLNDMGYIVCEHGHDVTLPEKVGDFTVKRKEVYGIIAVTIYQWGNVHEQGEL, from the coding sequence ATGAGGGTCGTTTCCGGAATTTGTAAAGGAAGACCACTTAAGGCTGTACCGGGTACAGGAACCCGTCCGACTACTGATAAAGTCAAGGAATCCATTTTCAACATGATTGGTCCTTATTTCGAGGGAGGTCTGGTCCTCGACTTGTTTGCCGGGAGCGGTGGACTGGGAATTGAAGCGTTAAGCAGAGGCATGGATAAAGCCATATTTGTCGACCGGGATTTTAAAGCAAATCAAACGGTTAAGGCCAATTTGGAACTATGTAAGTTTTCAGACCGTGCAGAAGTCTATAAAAATGATTCAGAGCGTGCACTGAAAGCTTTGGTGAAAAGGGAAATGACTTTTGAATTGATTTTTCTTGATCCGCCTTATAAGAAACAAAAGCTAGTAGAGATTCTTGAAGAAATACATAAATACCGATTGCTGAACGATATGGGATACATTGTTTGTGAGCATGGCCATGATGTAACATTGCCAGAAAAAGTTGGTGACTTTACCGTTAAGAGAAAAGAAGTTTATGGCATCATTGCCGTTACGATTTATCAATGGGGAAACGTACACGAACAGGGGGAACTATGA
- a CDS encoding DUF7147 family protein, translating to MIQRFIEIGQGYSDIYELLEVGRNQKHRVARLLAMHTTINDKKVTSLVIVMQPTDPGKFQPLYICREGIPNPHATKNKRYELFENLAEELDRPIIEIDVKPSVLFAEIELYYQHLIGILRMNRYLPPLG from the coding sequence TTGATTCAACGTTTTATTGAAATTGGACAAGGATATTCCGATATATATGAGTTGCTGGAAGTAGGTCGCAATCAGAAACATCGAGTTGCAAGGCTTTTGGCCATGCATACTACTATAAATGATAAAAAGGTAACGTCATTGGTTATCGTCATGCAGCCCACAGATCCTGGGAAATTCCAGCCGCTTTACATTTGCCGTGAAGGTATACCCAACCCTCATGCCACCAAAAACAAACGCTATGAGCTTTTTGAGAACTTGGCGGAGGAACTGGATAGACCAATTATTGAAATCGACGTGAAACCTTCGGTGCTGTTTGCAGAAATCGAGTTGTACTACCAACACTTAATCGGCATTTTGCGAATGAATAGATATCTGCCACCATTAGGTTGA
- a CDS encoding YlbG family protein, whose protein sequence is MLGARQGIIVYLHTLKQAKMLRKFGNIHYVSKKLKYVVLYTNMDEVEPLVEKLNNYSFVKKVDLSYKPFLKVEFENSKPDKAKEYDYKMGI, encoded by the coding sequence ATGCTTGGAGCGAGACAGGGAATCATCGTCTATTTACATACATTAAAACAAGCCAAAATGCTTAGGAAATTTGGAAATATCCATTATGTTTCAAAAAAGTTGAAATATGTAGTTCTTTATACGAATATGGATGAAGTCGAACCACTAGTGGAAAAGCTGAATAATTATTCGTTCGTTAAAAAAGTGGACCTTTCTTATAAGCCTTTTTTGAAGGTGGAGTTCGAAAATTCCAAACCGGATAAAGCGAAAGAATATGATTATAAAATGGGAATTTAA
- a CDS encoding YlbF family regulator yields MLATMEIIDILQQADGLAEMILHSEIGEEYLLSLYKLQSDKEAQRKISKFTSLKDLFEDVQRFGKYHPDYKRINLETRQAKRDMDMHPAVAEFKRAETELQSVLDEISGRIGRAVSEQVKTPAGNPFFVSSGGCSTGSCGTGGSCGCSA; encoded by the coding sequence ATGCTTGCTACTATGGAAATCATCGACATTTTACAACAGGCTGACGGATTAGCTGAAATGATCCTTCATTCTGAAATAGGGGAAGAATACCTCCTTAGTTTATATAAATTACAAAGCGACAAAGAGGCCCAACGGAAAATTTCCAAGTTTACTTCGCTAAAGGATCTATTTGAAGATGTTCAAAGGTTCGGTAAATATCATCCGGATTATAAACGCATCAATTTAGAAACCAGGCAAGCTAAACGAGACATGGATATGCATCCTGCCGTTGCTGAGTTTAAGCGGGCGGAGACCGAATTGCAATCCGTTCTTGATGAAATCAGCGGAAGAATTGGCCGAGCGGTTTCTGAACAGGTCAAAACCCCAGCGGGAAATCCATTTTTTGTTTCATCCGGTGGATGTTCAACGGGAAGCTGCGGAACCGGCGGAAGTTGTGGATGCTCTGCTTAA
- a CDS encoding YlbE-like family protein yields the protein MRQNIYEFIQTNEEMRNYLRIQPAWYKRLMRNPHEVDVFETEAKYYFEKSIPHRVSKFSESVQVASMMLHMFQAMNAPGE from the coding sequence ATGCGTCAGAATATATATGAATTCATTCAAACAAACGAAGAAATGCGAAACTACTTGAGGATTCAGCCTGCATGGTACAAAAGGTTAATGCGTAATCCCCATGAAGTGGATGTGTTTGAAACCGAAGCGAAATATTATTTTGAAAAGTCGATTCCACATCGGGTTTCTAAATTTTCGGAAAGCGTTCAGGTTGCCTCAATGATGCTTCATATGTTTCAAGCGATGAATGCTCCAGGTGAATGA
- a CDS encoding YlbD family protein produces MAKRKRPSVDGFREFVKEHPHLVNEVRSKQATWQELFEEWYLLGEDHPRWQADGSAGESEVNTGSPSPPVEKEDQSNELIGSLMSAVKNMDMGQIQQYITNANQAIGAIQGVLSAFQGNKSGDTSPPPKEKEQRANPFLFTKD; encoded by the coding sequence ATGGCAAAAAGAAAGCGGCCCTCCGTGGATGGATTTCGGGAGTTTGTAAAGGAGCATCCTCATTTAGTGAATGAAGTGAGAAGCAAACAAGCAACATGGCAGGAACTTTTTGAAGAGTGGTATTTACTCGGAGAAGATCATCCACGCTGGCAGGCTGACGGCAGTGCGGGTGAGTCCGAAGTGAATACAGGATCCCCATCACCGCCGGTTGAAAAGGAAGACCAAAGCAATGAGTTGATCGGTTCGTTAATGAGTGCAGTTAAGAATATGGATATGGGGCAGATTCAACAATATATTACGAATGCAAATCAGGCCATCGGTGCAATCCAAGGAGTGCTATCTGCTTTCCAAGGGAATAAATCAGGTGATACCAGTCCTCCCCCAAAAGAAAAAGAGCAGAGAGCTAACCCTTTTTTATTCACTAAAGATTAA
- a CDS encoding CAP domain-containing protein yields the protein MLIIIFFVIGIYLNIGDEDEGNPLIDGNKGVNPNGHINEKSTSSEKEGVTEVTEGLAVTIGKNAKEIEKEYGKPDRIDMSAYGYEWWVYKKDYDNYFQLAVENEKVVSAYGIGDEVNVAPFKIGQSIDAIYSSLYVEPTVDIEVGHSSYRFELSEEDMNMRPLIDLGNINVQLYLDKFTGTVSSIRFLNDSALLKQKPYELTYHGELVTVKDLSDEDLAKVEDGNEQQIFDITNIMRSRFDLKPLEWDAPTAEVAYLHSREMTDAPEGTHVSETKGDLEKRLDAGHVKYRAAGENIAANYVDAAAVMEGWLNSKGHRDAMLNEEFTGLGVGVYKKYYTQNFIKR from the coding sequence GTGTTAATCATTATTTTTTTCGTAATCGGTATTTATCTTAATATCGGCGATGAAGATGAAGGAAACCCTCTTATTGATGGTAACAAAGGTGTTAACCCCAATGGACATATAAATGAAAAAAGCACTTCCTCTGAAAAGGAAGGGGTTACTGAAGTGACAGAAGGTCTGGCAGTAACAATCGGGAAAAATGCAAAAGAGATAGAAAAAGAATACGGTAAGCCAGATCGAATTGATATGTCCGCCTATGGATATGAATGGTGGGTTTATAAAAAGGACTATGATAATTATTTCCAATTAGCCGTTGAAAATGAAAAAGTGGTATCTGCTTATGGAATCGGTGATGAGGTCAATGTCGCTCCTTTTAAAATTGGACAATCGATTGATGCCATCTATTCCAGCTTATATGTGGAACCTACTGTTGATATTGAAGTTGGTCACAGTTCCTATCGTTTTGAATTATCGGAGGAAGATATGAACATGAGGCCGTTGATTGATTTAGGGAATATTAATGTTCAGCTCTATTTGGATAAATTCACCGGGACTGTTTCAAGTATCCGATTTTTGAATGATTCCGCCCTATTGAAGCAAAAGCCGTATGAGTTGACCTATCATGGTGAACTTGTGACAGTTAAGGACCTTTCTGATGAAGACTTGGCGAAAGTGGAAGATGGCAATGAGCAGCAAATATTCGATATTACGAATATAATGCGCAGTAGGTTTGATTTGAAGCCTTTAGAATGGGATGCTCCAACTGCGGAGGTTGCTTACCTTCATAGCAGGGAAATGACAGACGCACCTGAAGGAACCCATGTTTCTGAAACAAAGGGGGATTTGGAAAAGCGTCTCGATGCAGGTCATGTAAAATACAGGGCAGCAGGTGAAAATATAGCGGCTAATTATGTGGACGCAGCTGCAGTCATGGAAGGTTGGCTAAATAGCAAAGGGCATCGGGATGCGATGCTGAACGAGGAATTTACAGGTCTGGGCGTCGGGGTATATAAAAAGTATTACACCCAGAATTTCATAAAGAGATAA
- a CDS encoding YugN family protein: protein MKFESFGIENITADLNRLDDLMPQYGLIRAEQWDYERVSYDRKFELKEGTFYLRILGYATEGDVGAHRAVIKLMVPLLGKHYYPHGIEYGEGEDFPASLVKQSEKILAQIKEELTQFNGL, encoded by the coding sequence GTGAAATTTGAAAGCTTTGGAATCGAAAACATCACAGCCGACTTAAACCGTTTAGATGACCTAATGCCGCAGTATGGTTTAATACGTGCAGAACAATGGGATTACGAAAGAGTCAGTTACGATCGTAAGTTCGAATTAAAAGAAGGCACGTTTTACCTGAGAATACTTGGCTATGCTACAGAGGGCGATGTAGGCGCTCACAGGGCCGTCATCAAACTAATGGTTCCTCTATTAGGAAAACATTATTATCCACACGGAATTGAATATGGCGAAGGAGAGGATTTCCCTGCTTCACTAGTTAAACAAAGTGAAAAAATCCTCGCTCAAATCAAAGAAGAACTTACACAATTCAACGGCCTGTAA
- a CDS encoding DUF420 domain-containing protein, which produces MSLPILPTISTAFIVLSAITVAIGWYQIKQRKIETHKKTMMAAAVFAVIFFTIYLSRTVFIGSTSFGGPDDIKIYYTIFLIFHITLATTGAVLGIIMLTTGFKGKFAIHKKIGPATSVIWFFTGITGVAVYILLYVIYHGGETTSLIKAILGF; this is translated from the coding sequence ATGTCTTTACCAATCCTTCCAACGATAAGTACAGCCTTCATTGTTTTAAGTGCCATCACTGTTGCAATAGGCTGGTATCAAATTAAACAACGCAAAATCGAGACCCATAAAAAAACCATGATGGCGGCTGCGGTTTTTGCGGTAATCTTTTTCACTATATATCTTTCTCGGACGGTCTTCATTGGTAGTACGTCATTTGGCGGACCCGATGACATTAAAATTTATTATACGATTTTTTTGATCTTCCATATAACGCTTGCAACGACTGGAGCTGTTTTGGGGATTATCATGCTTACCACTGGGTTTAAAGGTAAATTCGCCATCCATAAAAAAATCGGGCCTGCGACAAGCGTCATTTGGTTTTTCACTGGGATTACTGGAGTAGCTGTTTACATACTGCTTTATGTCATTTATCATGGCGGCGAAACAACATCTTTAATAAAGGCGATCCTAGGATTTTAA
- the ctaG gene encoding cytochrome c oxidase assembly factor CtaG, whose product MILLSIDIFGFRALWSPYYFAALVLITVGYFWMVTKKGEKFSGSSSLSVKQATYFLIAMFLLYVVKGSPLDLLSHIMFSAHMFQMALLYLVIPPLFIIAIPDWLMRTFINSRGVKTLFQFFTRPLIALLLFNVLFSLYHIPLVFDFIKTGMWFHAGYTVLLFTTAVLMWFPLVNQLPERESLSGVKKVAYIFGSGILMTPACALIIFANDPMYDTFTNAESWASAMELCVPASALSGLTLSGPEMFNGLPLLEDQQLGGVLMKVIQEIVLGYVLGVIFFAWFKKENGGQNDIDPIPSDFQTVE is encoded by the coding sequence GTGATTCTTTTGTCTATTGATATTTTCGGATTTCGCGCTTTGTGGAGTCCTTATTATTTTGCCGCCCTCGTACTTATAACCGTTGGCTATTTTTGGATGGTGACAAAAAAAGGGGAGAAGTTTTCGGGCAGTTCATCGCTTTCCGTTAAACAGGCAACTTATTTTTTGATAGCCATGTTCCTTCTATATGTGGTAAAAGGATCGCCACTGGATTTATTGAGTCATATCATGTTCAGTGCCCACATGTTTCAAATGGCACTGCTCTATCTCGTGATTCCGCCTTTATTTATCATAGCGATTCCAGATTGGCTTATGAGAACTTTCATAAATTCAAGGGGAGTGAAGACGTTATTTCAATTTTTCACGAGACCTCTTATCGCCCTTTTACTTTTTAATGTTCTTTTCTCGTTGTACCATATCCCGTTAGTGTTCGACTTTATCAAAACGGGGATGTGGTTTCATGCCGGATACACGGTCCTTTTATTTACGACTGCTGTTTTGATGTGGTTCCCACTTGTCAATCAACTGCCGGAACGTGAAAGTCTATCAGGTGTGAAAAAAGTAGCTTATATTTTCGGCAGTGGCATTCTAATGACCCCTGCTTGCGCTTTAATCATTTTTGCTAATGATCCGATGTATGATACATTTACCAATGCGGAATCTTGGGCCAGTGCCATGGAACTCTGCGTTCCTGCTTCAGCACTGTCGGGCTTAACGCTTAGTGGCCCAGAAATGTTCAATGGACTGCCATTGCTGGAGGATCAACAGCTTGGTGGGGTTCTGATGAAGGTGATTCAAGAAATCGTTTTAGGCTATGTATTAGGTGTCATTTTCTTTGCTTGGTTCAAAAAGGAGAATGGCGGCCAAAATGATATCGATCCGATACCTTCGGATTTTCAGACTGTAGAATAA
- the ctaF gene encoding cytochrome c oxidase subunit IVB, with translation MANEQSNSANPNVDLKYRRKKNAEEMKHQVISFTLMIFFTLLAFAAVGIEGFSHWFIKPVILLLAVVQVIFQLYYFMHMKHKGHGTIALFLFSGLAVGLITVLVFTTIVWL, from the coding sequence ATGGCGAATGAACAATCAAATTCAGCGAACCCGAATGTCGATTTAAAATATCGCCGTAAGAAAAATGCTGAAGAGATGAAACACCAAGTGATATCATTTACACTTATGATTTTCTTTACATTACTTGCTTTTGCTGCAGTAGGAATTGAGGGTTTTTCACATTGGTTCATTAAACCAGTCATTTTGCTGCTGGCAGTTGTACAAGTGATCTTCCAATTGTATTATTTCATGCACATGAAGCATAAAGGGCATGGCACCATTGCATTGTTCTTATTTTCCGGCCTTGCAGTCGGCTTGATAACAGTCCTTGTGTTCACAACGATTGTTTGGTTATAA
- a CDS encoding cytochrome (ubi)quinol oxidase subunit III produces the protein MQADERFTDATWPASPEKATLEGKNKYLGFWLFLGGETVLFASLFATYLALKDKVPNGDAALAKDLFELPLTFVATMLLLTSSLTSVYAMYHMKNNHFKQMQAWLVITVALGFGFLGLEIYEFNHYVHEFHHTFTSSAFGSAFYTLVGFHGGHVAFGLVWIISLMVRNARRGLNLYNAPKFFVASLYWHFIDVVWVFIFTVVYLMGMVG, from the coding sequence ATGCAAGCAGATGAAAGATTCACGGATGCTACTTGGCCTGCTTCTCCCGAGAAAGCGACTTTAGAAGGTAAAAATAAGTATTTGGGATTCTGGTTGTTTCTTGGTGGAGAGACGGTATTATTCGCCTCGCTATTTGCAACTTACCTAGCATTGAAGGATAAAGTTCCAAATGGTGATGCTGCCCTAGCTAAAGATTTATTCGAATTACCACTTACTTTTGTAGCAACCATGCTGTTATTGACCAGTTCATTGACTAGTGTGTATGCGATGTACCATATGAAAAATAATCACTTTAAACAAATGCAGGCTTGGCTTGTGATTACGGTTGCCCTTGGTTTTGGTTTTCTTGGACTCGAGATTTATGAATTCAATCACTATGTTCATGAATTCCATCATACATTTACGAGTAGTGCCTTCGGCTCCGCGTTTTATACGTTAGTTGGCTTTCATGGAGGACACGTTGCTTTCGGTCTTGTTTGGATCATATCTCTTATGGTTCGTAATGCAAGAAGGGGCTTGAATTTATATAACGCTCCTAAATTTTTTGTTGCAAGTCTTTATTGGCATTTCATTGACGTAGTCTGGGTGTTTATCTTTACTGTCGTATACTTAATGGGAATGGTGGGATAA